The following are encoded together in the Lactuca sativa cultivar Salinas chromosome 1, Lsat_Salinas_v11, whole genome shotgun sequence genome:
- the LOC111891325 gene encoding uncharacterized protein LOC111891325, with protein sequence MDLNYLFDKLQNYEETKALHKEIMKESSKEKYVDLVSRKEARKTISDSDNSDQAEEPDKDLTDDLVASAALIVKRYEESRANRIRRTQFKGSSLGRRSTSEKRNSEWVDEEGTCKDEGLNVKGLMALVNDSIDGICDADEKDGLMVMLGDNSGRAVTDVGTIESIIVKLKNVFYVEGRITRRLQRLDPFNSLVTNIGSCSSFVHDCEEDNHNYDASNEEDNDDEDDDNDNDGIGNEEDNDDDSEASNKEGANEEENTDKD encoded by the exons ATGGATCTAAATTACTTGTTCGATAAACTGCAAAATTATGAAGAGACCAAAGCTCTTCATAAAGAAATCATGAAGGAATCAAGCAAGGAAAAGTATGTTGACCTAGTGTCTCGAAAGGAAGCAAGGAAGACCATCAGCGACTCAGATAATTCAGATCAGGCTGAAGAACCTGATAAAGATCTCACTGATGACCTTGTTGCCAGTGCTGCACTTATCGTGAAGCGTTACGAAGAAAGTAGAGCAAACAGGATTAGAAGAACACAATTCAAAGGAAGCAGTTTAGGAAGAAGATCCACTTCAGAGAAGAGAAACTCAG AATGGGTGGATGAAGAGGGGACATGTAAAGATGAGGGATTGAATGTTAAGGGTCTCATGGCACTTGTCAATGATTCCATTGATGGTATTTGTGACGCTGATG AGAAGGATGGTCTAATGGTGATGTTGGGTGACAATAGTGGAAGAGCTGTTACCGATGTTGGAACTATTGAATCTATTATTGTTAAGCTGAAGAACGTGTTTTATGTAGAAGGTCGcataactcgaaggttacaaagATTGGATCCCTTTAACTCGTTGGTTACAAACATTGGTTCATGTTCTTCTTTTGTTCATG ACTGTGAAGAGGATAATCACAATTATGATGCTAGTAATGAAGAAGAtaatgatgatgaggatgatgataatgataatgatggtATTGGTAATGAagaagataatgatgatgattCAGAAGCTAGTAATAAAGAAGGGGCCAATGAGGAAGAAAACACTGATAAAGATTAA